Genomic segment of Arachis stenosperma cultivar V10309 chromosome 4, arast.V10309.gnm1.PFL2, whole genome shotgun sequence:
GGGTTCGATTGTGGAGTATTACGAATAATTTCGCTTGGACATGGTCCAAATCCTAACCCCCGAACTCGTCCTGAATGCTCATTTCCAAGGATTTGCGCAAGCGAATCAGTAACAGAAATCTCCTTTGAGGTTTCACCTTGGCTCTCGATACATGCAATCGTTTCCTACAGACATATCGGAGTTAAGTTTATGTGTTTTTGAAGTTAGCAACATGAATAGAGTAACAGATGTAAATCATTCTTAACCACTACTTACTCCAACAACACGCGCATCATCATTTAACCATGTGCCATCCCTTTTTTTATGAGTCATAATAAACATCTCTTCTCTGCTGATGCGCCATTGCTATTTTTTCTCCTATAACCACATAAAATATTTACCCAATCATACATGTTACAAAAGAATATAACAAACCAAAAATATATGTATCAAACATAATACACACATAATTACCTCTTCATCCCTTAGCCTTGCTGTTGTCTTAGAGCCCCCAGTATGTGTATATAGTGGCTTCGACTGATTTTGAGAATTTTGTCTGCACATTTCCTATAAATAAATACACAAATACAGTGTATCATGCAATGAATTGTATAAAGTAATGATGCCTTCATAGTGTCAcggattttattttttaaggtTTAAAACTAATTTGAGAGATTTTTGGCTTTTTAATTATATCACTTTCTATCAATTATTTTATTCAGgtattaaaaatgttaaaacCTACAACATTAAATGGAGTaccaatttaatattaattaccTTTGTAGATTCCTTCAAACGATAGTGAAGGAACCATCTCCACTGCTGTGCATCTATTCCTGATGGGTTACGCTTGGCATTTACTTCGAAACTCTCTTCCTCGTCGTAAACCTTGTGAAACAAGTGGTTTCTTGCTTCCTTCCAGATTTTTCCTAACCTTTGAATCATTACCCACTTTATTTTTCCCTTGTCATCCTCTTCATACCGAAAGGTGCGCTAAAAGTTTGAGACACAATGCGATGCACGTCCACAAGTGGAAAAGTAAGAATTTGATCTGATTTTACTTAAcataataaattctaaatttaaatatCATACCTTAATTGTCTCATATGCATGTTCCTTTAAAGCTTTGTCCATTGTCTTCCAATTGTCTTCATTGATGGGAAAATGTTGAAAGTCAATACCCAGATTCCCTAGAAACCCACTCAATAATCCAGCCGCCTGACCGATCGGTTGCAACTCTTTATTAAACTCTAAAATGATTTTTCTGCTAGGAGGATGTACTATGGCCTCCTTGATGCTCAAACTCATCGTTCTTGTGATGCTATCATCTAAGAAACAAATTAGAAGGATTAATTGTATTAGTGTTAccttaaaataaacaaaaaaaacaaagtCATCCAATTATGATTAAATAATGTAGACCAAAGATAGAAATTTTACCGCTTACAACAACATTCCAATAATCTGTATCCTTGCGACCGTTGGACTTGTTCCGGGGTACAGCTTCTTCTTCAGCATATAAGCCATCAACGTAATCATCCCATGAGTCAACCTCATCAGCCTCGGGATCATAATCTTCATCATCCGAAGAACTTTGGGCAGGCTCAGCAACATGTTCAGTCCCAGTGTTGATATGCTGGGTTTTGTCAGTGCCAGCATTGGAGATACAGGTGTACCGCGGTTTCTTAGGCATATTTCCAAACCTTCAAGAAAACTACTAACACTTATTATAGAGTAAAAACCTACCAAAAGCCAATGATACAAAtgtaataaatttaaaatttcagtGTAACTACACAGATTACATGCCTTAAATAAAAATCACATCTATTATTGAAATTTTGCAAATTAAAATGTCACCATAGATTTGGCAACACGACAACCGTACATGGGAGCACACAAGATGAGCTTCGTAATAAGAGTTTAAATCGGATGAGAAGTGcttgagaaaaaaatatattcaaagATTGCAATCAAAGTTAGTTAAGGAAGGGGTGTGATTTGGAGCACACCATTTATGATATGTTATTCACAGTTTTTTGAATATGTGTGttcaaacataaaaaaatttcttagtAAATGAGTCTCACCGTATTTAAACAAGCATCCAGCAATACAGCAAACTCTCTAACTATCCTCTCTTCCTCGCTTTCTGAAAACTATATATTCAAGTGAATTTTGATGtcacagaaaaagaagaagttcGGTAATTGATTTTTCATTCAAACCAGTTGATTCCTATGGTGCCTAATAGGTGCTGTCTAGTTTGCAAAAAAGgtttaaaaatatctaattttaaaaatataaaaataaatcatttttaaatatttaaaatttactctaaaaaataaatttggtaAAATTTAGACACTATAGAATTCACCTTGAAACTAATATTCTGTCAGAGGACTAcactaattcaattaaaaaaaaatccaaatactaatttttgaaaagtcttCTTATCCAAAAACAGAGTATATAAACTTAGAAAGAGCAATTCCACACAGTCAGCAAAGTACTATAAGAATTACTTAGAATAAAGTAGTCTAATCCACTATTCTGTCTATCCATTCAAGAGTAAAGCAACATGCAAGACAATTCTAACAACCCTATCCTCATAATATTTCATGCACTAAACATTTTTCCAATTTTGTACCACTTATGGGATGTTACAATGGAAGTGTACAAATTATAGAAACTAAACTAAAAGCAGATCACTTTTCTATCATCACATTTGGTGTCTTTGACATTATCACAAACAGCTGGTGGAATAAGACTTAACAAGCATCAAAATCCAAACTTTTTTACATAATAGAAAATACCAAAACTTTTTTACACAAACAGTTGGTGGAATAAGACTTAAGATGcatcaaaatcaaaatccaaACTTTCGGTCAATTGaaacaaatattaaataatttattaaaaataaagtaaatatATTGAATATTaatcaaactttaaattttgttcttttttttttcatttttcctgTTTTATTCTAAGTGAAGGAATCCTCTAACAAAGCTCAATAGTTGACTGAAcctaattaactaaaaataaaaaaatgaattcaaTCAAAGGAAACGTAAAATAGCTACAAGCTTTCAGCAATTTGAATGGGTTAACAAAATGTTGTGACTATCAAATACCCCATGAATCTAACATCAGGCGTACTATAAATTTTCATAGACTTAGTAAATATACAGCAAATTTTTTAAGCacttaaattttgttaaataaaacAATAATGATAGAAGTTTTGTTAGATACATTGGCAAATTAAGAATAATGGAATAACTCACCATAAAATCAGCAAAGGAGTGATCTCAACAAGGACCAGACCAaccaaagaaaatagaagaccTTATACAAGTACAGCCaagaagaatgaggaacacAACGTGCATATTAATTTGGTTAACAAAACAGGATTTCAAGCTGTAACAGTGGAGGAGCAACAATAGCAGAAGCACGTAGCGCAGAGTATATAGCATATTCTGGCGCAACGTCTCCGAGATAAAATACTGCTTGCGGCCCCAAATTAGGCGTATGAATGTGAGGAGGAGGTGCTGAAGATTAAGTTAAGGTTTTCTGTGAAACATTGTGTGCTGAGGGGTATAAACGTGTGGGGAAATTAAGgctaaaattttgaatttgttacTAAGATCTTTCCTGAAATATTGGGCCTGACTTGCTGCCGTTACACTAAGTGAGAcctttataaaatttatttgtgttAAGTAATTATCCTTCAGCTTAGGAATTCATTGTTTGTtgttaattgaattttaaatgtACGTGTCTTGCTGTCGTTACACTAAGTGAGAcctttataaaatttatttctgTTAAGTAATTATCCTTCAGCTTAGGAATTTATTGTTTGTtgttaattgaattttaaatgtACGTGTAACCGCTTAAGattaaataaatttgaattcttCGTTGGTCTTATTTTCAATTTTAgctttttattaaatttaattcaaaatttaaaatttagaatgcTTACGCAATATGTTTAAAgttttttgaattaaattttttatgatatttattgttattttttctaAGGAATTTGAATCCTAATATGaacatatatatttaatgtCATGTAAAGGCTATATAAATACTTCTATATTTGATCAATACATATGTTAAGTTgaaatacaataacaaaattGCTGCGTTAATATTTGCAATGTCAACATTCATATTTGTAGGAACTTTATGAATGGGGATCAATGTACGAGAAGAAATTTGGATATGATTTTGTGACATGTGCATCTGGAAAGAGCTCTGAAGACATACTTactaaactgaaggttaaaaaatatattatgtaCAAAGTTCTTAATACAGACACAGTGTTGACCCAAAAAGATAATGAACTATGAATTTTATTATATAGATGCGCTTTACAAACAAGCATGCAGTTGAGTTGGATATTGCATCACATGAGGAAATGAAATTTATAGAATTGAAAATTACACAACTTTTTTCCAAAGAATCTTCCCAAACGGTCAACAACGGAGATGGTAAttgttgtttattgttttttaGTTTTGAATCCTGTGTTAGAAAATTACACGTACCATTTTTTCCCTAAAGTACTATCTAATGACTTGGAAGTTATTGGCATCTTCTGATTATACTAATATTGTTGTATGCGGATTTATATTTTCAGTTCTAGCTGAATATTCAGGCGAAATAGTTAACGACACTCTATATGGGGCAGAGATTGATTCAGCAGACAATTTAGACGAAATCTCATCCACTGGCATTAACATGTCCATGCAGTTTACCTGAATAAGGTGTCGGAAGAAGACAACAAAACTTCAGATGACCAACAAGTAGAAGATGGCGTACATGTTGCAAAACAGTGCTTCAATCTGAACAAAAAATCATGGTTTGGAGATGACCTATTAGATCCTGTGTCACGTGAAGCCAGTAGATTCATTACAGAATTTTTCTGGCCAGGTCAATATGATGTTGACGAGAAAAATTGACCTTTTAATTAAACAAACTACATTGTGTCCTTTAATTTAATGGTCGGATTGCAGTATTACCTATTTCACTACATTTACAATTAATTGATTTATGATTAGTAAGGTCTAAGTTCGAAGAAGCCTATTATAAACACATGCTAATTTGAAATTAGCAttaatttatacatattttaaGTATTTCTTTTATAGTTATGCCTGAATACAAACATAGAAGTTCTTATACTAAATGAAAAAATCTCATTTTCAAGATTGTTCACCtcattaaatatattattaaaataaacttTTTCTAACGTAAAACGAGTGACACGGTTGATGTTCCCTTAACATCAAACGTATTTGTGAAAATAAACTTATTAGAATATATCAAAAATGAAAATACATACAAACTCAATTTAATTACTAACGGAAAACTCTAAATTTTATGAAAGAAAACATTTTTGTATTACGAGGGTCAAGAAATTAGTGAGAAATTTAGTCTGTACCCTGTTAGTCTGTAAAAAGTTATAACGTCCGAATATCAAAGTTAATAGAAATGTTAAAGATGGCGGCGGTTGGACTGAAACCGTCACTAAACAGCAAACATTGAATCAGCATCTCTTCCGCTGAATGTAATCAATTAATGACGGTTACAAAAAAACCGCCGCTAAAAGATAGACGACTACCAACCCTCCGTGTAGCCGCCGCTAGTTTCAATTTTGCAGCGATTAAAGGTCAACCGCCGCCAAACAGCTGCCGCCATCTGCCGCGTTTGTTGTAGTGAAAAGACATGTatttatacaaatatataatgaaaatttttttatgtacacataacatttttgtttataaaataaatgagtattAAAATAAGTTCAACCTTTTAAATTGGACTAAATACATTAAGGTGTTAAAAGAGATCAAACAGACAAAAAAatagataagaaaagatttgaaaccgttaaattaaaaaaaataccaaaTCTGCACCACCAAATTCACATGGTTTTCTAGGATAGGACGGATCATTTACTCGGGtcaaaagttttttttaatagtGATTAGTACACTACAAGAATAATTAGTTTTAGTGACAAACTTTTAGCGGCAATAACACAATGGCcactattttcttatttaagtTATGTTTTTGTGACCATTATATATTTGtcattaataatatatattataatgacaattattattattgccactaaaaatgtaaaaaaacctacttttaatgaaaaaatttaGTGGCCATAGTACTATAgctagtattatttttattaaaatattttttataaaaatttacaaTTACTCAATTGGGAAGAACAAGACCCACGTACCCCACCCC
This window contains:
- the LOC130974916 gene encoding uncharacterized protein LOC130974916, yielding MPKKPRYTCISNAGTDKTQHINTGTEHVAEPAQSSSDDEDYDPEADEVDSWDDYVDGLYAEEEAVPRNKSNGRKDTDYWNVVVSDDSITRTMSLSIKEAIVHPPSRKIILEFNKELQPIGQAAGLLSGFLGNLGIDFQHFPINEDNWKTMDKALKEHAYETIKRTFRYEEDDKGKIKWVMIQRLGKIWKEARNHLFHKVYDEEESFEVNAKRNPSGIDAQQWRWFLHYRLKESTKEMCRQNSQNQSKPLYTHTGGSKTTARLRDEEETIACIESQGETSKEISVTDSLAQILGNEHSGRVRGLGFGPCPSEIIRNTPQSNPRVQIEEYQREITELKELATEQKAEITELKAAVAEHKAAAAEHKAKI